A segment of the Prochlorococcus marinus XMU1412 genome:
TATGACAACGGTTCTAAATTCCTCCCCACTTGGAAGGTTTCTAAAGGATCCGAAAATCTTAAGGTTTCCCAAGACGGTACAGTAACAGCAATTAAACCGGGTGATGCAACAATAGAGGCGAAAATCCCTGGTCTTGCGGCAAAAAGTGGTTTTTTATTTATTAAAGCTCTTGGCCAAGTTGGTTTTTATGTAGATGGAGCAATTAATTGGGATATTGCTGCATTAGTTGGTGCCTTTGGGTTAACCTTACTTCTCTCTCAAGTTTTATCAAGTCAGGGGATGCCTGCGAATCCACAGCAATCCACAGCAAATAAAATTACACCAGTTATGATTACTGGAATGTTCTTGTTTTTCCCACTACCAGCTGGGGTTTTACTATACATGGTTGTTGCTAATATTTTCCAGGCATTTCAGACTTTTTTGCTTAATAAAGAAGCTCTTCCTGAGAATTTACAGAAAATTTTGGATCAACAATTATTAGCAAAAAATGAAGTAATTACCACTTCTGCTTCAACTATCTCAGATAAGAGATTACCTTTCGAACCTAATAGTAAAAAATAGTCTTGATCTTAAATAATGAATTCTTGGTGTAGAAATTTAGAATTACTCATAAAATCAAGAAACTCATTAATTTGGATTAGGACTAAAGAAGAGGAAAGATTAGAAAAATTAGTTAATTTATCTTGTGAAAGAATAAATATAAAAAGATTCGTTTCCTGGGATTGTGTTAGCGGTATAAAAGGATTAATAAATGAAGAAGGTAAATTTTCTAACAATCCGTTAGGAGTACTTAATTGGCTTAAAGAACTAAATTCTGAAGTTTCAACAGTTTTATTAGTCAAAGATTTTCATAAATTTTATGATGATCCATCTATCAATAGAACTATTAAAGAACTATCCTCAGCGCTTAAAAAAACTAGTCATAATTTAATTATTAGTTCTCATTTATTTCCATCATCAGAAGAGTTGGATGAATTAATGGCAATTGTAAGTTTACCTTTACCTGACCAAAGAGAATTGAGAAATCTAATAAAACAAATTGCTATCAACACCAATTCAAATCTAGAGGAACAAGACTTAAACGAACTTTCTATAGCTTCAAGTGGACTTACCGAAATAAAAGTAAAGCAAGTCACTGCAAAGGCCCTTGCCCAAAGAGGAAAAATAAGTAAAGAAGATATTAAAGATATTCTTGAAGAGAAAAAACAAGTTATCGCTAGAAGCGAAATTTTAGAATTTTTCGAAGCCAAGTCAAGTCAAGATGATATTGGTGGTTTAAATGTTTTAAAAGTTTGGCTTAATCAAAGATACAGGGCCTTTTCTAAAGAAGCTAGGGACTATGGATTGCCTATTCCCAAGGGAGTCTTACTCATTGGAGCTCAAGGAACAGGGAAATCGTTAACAGCAAAATCAATTTCTAAGAGTTGGTCGATGCCGCTCCTTAGGCTAGATGTTGGAAGACTATTTTCTAGCCTTGTTGGTTCAAGCGAAGCAAGAACAAGAGAAGCAATATTAAGAGCTGAGGCAATGTCTCCTTGTATCCTTTGGATCGATGAAATTGACAAGGGCTTTGGTGGCGATGCCAGAAGTGATGGAGGAACAAGTCAAAGGGTTTTGGCAAGTTTGCTAACTTGGATGGCTGAAAAAGAATCCGCCGTATTTGTCATAGCTACCGCTAATGCTATAGATAAGCTTCCTGCTGAATTATTAAGAAAAGGTAGATTTGATGAGATATTTTTTCTTGATTTACCAGATTCTGAAGAAAGATTAAGTATTCTGGATCTGCACTTAAAAAAAAGAAGACGAAATTACAGTTTTCCTCTTTCCACTATTATAGATAGAACAGATGGATTCTCAGGTGCAGAACTTGAACAAGCAGTGATTGAGGGGATGCATATTTCATTCTCTGAAAATAGAGAACTTATGGAGAAAGATTTAATAAAGGCAGTCTCTGAATTAGTTCCCTTATCTAGAACAGCTAAGGAGCAAATTAATTTACTAAAAGAATGGTCAACTACTGGGCGGGCTAGATCTGCATCATAGTTAAAAAATCCCATCTAAAATACTCCGTAAGTTAGAAATCACTAATTTAGTTAATTTTTAGTCAAAAATCCCTAATATTGAATTTAGATTAACTATTTTAATGAAGGTATAAAAAAAAATAGTGTTAGATCAAAAATTAATAAGAGAAAATCCAACTTCAGTTGAAGAAAGTTTATCCCTAAGAGGAAAAGTTTTTAATATTTCCCAAATACAAAAATTAACTCTTCAAAAGAAAGAAATTGATATAGAAATATCCAGTCTTCAATCTGAGAGTAAAAAGTTAAGTAAATTGATTGGTCAAGAAATCAGCAAATCTAAAAGCGACAAGTCTCCAGAAGTAAATAATTTAAAGAAGAAAGGAAATGAATACAGAACCAAAATTTCAGAATTTGAAGAGAAAAAAAGAACCTTAGATAAAAATATACATAATGAAATTTGTAATTTGCCAAATATACCTAGCAAAGATGCACCTATCGGAAAAGATGAAAGTGATAATGTACAAATAAAAACTTGGGGGGACCCTTTTAGAAAAGAAAATATAAAATCACATTGGGAAATAGGAGAAAGTCTTAATATTTTTGATTCTACAAAATCAACAAAAATATCAAAAAGTCGTTTTATTACGCTTATAGGCAATGGGGCCAGATTAGAGAGGGCATTAATAAATTTCATGCTCGATGTGCATACACAAAATGGTTATTTAGAGTTAATGCCTCCAGCTTTAGTAAATTCAGAAAGTCTTACGGGATCTGGACAATTACCTAAATTTTCAAATGAAAGTTTTAAGTGTTCTAATGACGACCTATGGCTTTCTCCAACAGCTGAAGTTCCACTTACTGCTTTTCATAGAAATGAGATTATTAATCCCAAGTACTTACCTCTTAAGTATGTTGCATATAGCCCATGTTTCAGGAGAGAAGCTGGAAGTTATGGAAGGGATACTAAAGGTTTAATAAGACTGCATCAATTTAATAAGGTTGAACTATATTGGTTTTGTGATCCAAGTAAATCAATAGAAGCTCATAAAAAGATCACTTCAGATGCAGAAAGCATTTTAAGAAAGCTCAATCTACCTTACAGATTAGTTGATATTTGCACTGGAGACTTAGGTTTTTCCTCAAGTAGAACTTTTGATCTTGAAGTCTGGCTACCCAGTAGTAAATCTTATAGGGAAATTTCAAGTTGTAGTAATTGCTTAGACTTTCAATCCCGCAGATCATCAATAAGAACTAAAATTGATAAAAAAAATACATATTTACACACCTTAAATGGTAGTGGTCTTGCTATAGGAAGAACGATGGCCGCGATTCTAGAAAACGGCCAACAATCAGATGGGAGCGTTAGAATCCCAGATGCTCTAGTTCCATATTTTGGATCGAATTTTTTAAAAACTACTTAGTATAAATATATGAATGTTTTAACCTCAATAACAGTTCTGGGATTTCTCATTTTTTTTCATGAGATGGGACATTTTCTTGCAGCAATTTTACAAGGCATCTATGTTGATGGATTCTCAATTGGTTTTGGGCCATCAATAATTCAGAAAAAATACAAAGATATCACATATTCATTTAGAGCCTTCCCTTTAGGAGGATTTGTTTCTTTCCCTGATGAGGAAATAAATAATATTGACCCTAAAGATCCAAATCTTTTAAAAAATAGGCCAATTTTCCAAAGAGTTATTGTTATATCTGCTGGGGTATTTGCTAACTTAATTCTTGCCTACACTATCTTAATAGTAAATGTAACTACTATTGGTATTCCATTTGATCCGGAGCCAGGCATCTTAGTTTTAGCTACTCAGCCTGAGAAAGCTGCTTCTCTTGCTGGATTAGAATCAGGAGATAAAATCCTAAAAATTGGAGGCCTTACTTTAGGGCTAGGTGATCAAGCAGTTTCAGCTTTAGTAAAAGAAATTCAACTTTCATCAAATAAACAAATTTCAATAACAATTGAGAGAGGGGGGAACCTTAAAGATTTAACTTTGGTACCCAAAAATGTTGATGGTAAAGGCACGATAGGAGCTCAATTACAACCTAATATTAGAAAAGAAACTAAAAAGACAAAAAACATATTTGAACTTTTTAAATACACTAATAATGAGTTTTCATCACTTTTAGTAAAAACAATTCAAGGTTATAAAGGATTAATAACAAATTTCTCCTCAACAGCTCAACAATTGAGTGGGCCTGTCAAAATCGTTGAAATAGGAGCTCAACTATCACAACAAGGAGGTACAGGGATATTATTATTTGCTGCATTAATTTCTATTAATCTAGCAGTACTTAATTCATTGCCATTACCTTTATTAGATGGAGGACAGCTTGTATTTACTTTAATTGAAGGCTTAAGGGGAAAACCTGTCCCAGTCAAAATACAAATGGTTGTTACTCAGTCCAGTTTTTTTCTTTTAGTTGGATTAAGTGTTCTGCTTATTATTAGAGATACAAGTCAACTTTTAATCGTACAAAGATTACTAAACCAATGAATTAATTTTTAAAATTGTTAGCCAAGCTGTTAATATGTTAAATAGTTTAAAAATTATTATAAATGGCCAAAAAGTCCATGATTGCAAGAGAGGTCAAACGCAAAAAGCTTGTAATTAAATATGCTGCAAAAAGGAAATCATTATTAGATGAATTCAATGCGGCAAAAGATCCAATGGAAAGGTTAGAGATACATAGAAAGATTCAGGCTCTACCTAGAAACTCTGCTCCCAATAGAGTTAGGAATAGATGTTGGGCGACAGGTAAACCTAGAGGGGTTTACAGAGATTTTGGTCTTTGCAGGAATCAATTGAGACAAAGAGCTCATAACGGTGAACTTCCTGGCGTTGTTAAATCAAGTTGGTAGTATACGTTTCTTAATTTAATTATTATATTTTCTTCAAAAAAAAATGTTAATTGAATAAATTCATGAACATTTAAGGACATTTTTAAAAATTTTTACAGCTTATCTAAATAAATTACTCAATATGTCCCTATAAAATGTAAGAATAAATTATGTATAG
Coding sequences within it:
- the rseP gene encoding RIP metalloprotease RseP, yielding MNVLTSITVLGFLIFFHEMGHFLAAILQGIYVDGFSIGFGPSIIQKKYKDITYSFRAFPLGGFVSFPDEEINNIDPKDPNLLKNRPIFQRVIVISAGVFANLILAYTILIVNVTTIGIPFDPEPGILVLATQPEKAASLAGLESGDKILKIGGLTLGLGDQAVSALVKEIQLSSNKQISITIERGGNLKDLTLVPKNVDGKGTIGAQLQPNIRKETKKTKNIFELFKYTNNEFSSLLVKTIQGYKGLITNFSSTAQQLSGPVKIVEIGAQLSQQGGTGILLFAALISINLAVLNSLPLPLLDGGQLVFTLIEGLRGKPVPVKIQMVVTQSSFFLLVGLSVLLIIRDTSQLLIVQRLLNQ
- the rpsN gene encoding 30S ribosomal protein S14 codes for the protein MAKKSMIAREVKRKKLVIKYAAKRKSLLDEFNAAKDPMERLEIHRKIQALPRNSAPNRVRNRCWATGKPRGVYRDFGLCRNQLRQRAHNGELPGVVKSSW
- the serS gene encoding serine--tRNA ligase, with the translated sequence MLDQKLIRENPTSVEESLSLRGKVFNISQIQKLTLQKKEIDIEISSLQSESKKLSKLIGQEISKSKSDKSPEVNNLKKKGNEYRTKISEFEEKKRTLDKNIHNEICNLPNIPSKDAPIGKDESDNVQIKTWGDPFRKENIKSHWEIGESLNIFDSTKSTKISKSRFITLIGNGARLERALINFMLDVHTQNGYLELMPPALVNSESLTGSGQLPKFSNESFKCSNDDLWLSPTAEVPLTAFHRNEIINPKYLPLKYVAYSPCFRREAGSYGRDTKGLIRLHQFNKVELYWFCDPSKSIEAHKKITSDAESILRKLNLPYRLVDICTGDLGFSSSRTFDLEVWLPSSKSYREISSCSNCLDFQSRRSSIRTKIDKKNTYLHTLNGSGLAIGRTMAAILENGQQSDGSVRIPDALVPYFGSNFLKTT
- a CDS encoding AAA family ATPase, giving the protein MNSWCRNLELLIKSRNSLIWIRTKEEERLEKLVNLSCERINIKRFVSWDCVSGIKGLINEEGKFSNNPLGVLNWLKELNSEVSTVLLVKDFHKFYDDPSINRTIKELSSALKKTSHNLIISSHLFPSSEELDELMAIVSLPLPDQRELRNLIKQIAINTNSNLEEQDLNELSIASSGLTEIKVKQVTAKALAQRGKISKEDIKDILEEKKQVIARSEILEFFEAKSSQDDIGGLNVLKVWLNQRYRAFSKEARDYGLPIPKGVLLIGAQGTGKSLTAKSISKSWSMPLLRLDVGRLFSSLVGSSEARTREAILRAEAMSPCILWIDEIDKGFGGDARSDGGTSQRVLASLLTWMAEKESAVFVIATANAIDKLPAELLRKGRFDEIFFLDLPDSEERLSILDLHLKKRRRNYSFPLSTIIDRTDGFSGAELEQAVIEGMHISFSENRELMEKDLIKAVSELVPLSRTAKEQINLLKEWSTTGRARSAS